CTAAACGCAGGTCGCGCAATATCTCGATACGCTCCAGCGTATCCACCTCAGAGTGGATGTAACGCGACTTAATATTAATACGTCCCAGGTATTTGTCCATCTCTTCAGCCATCCGTTTGGTCAGCGTAGTCACCAGCACACGGTCGCCTTTCAGCACCCGCTTATCTATTTCATCCAGGAGGTCGTCCACCTGGTTCACGCTCGGACGTATTTCAATAGGTGGCTCCAGCAGGCCCGTCGGACGGACCACCTGTTCCACCACAATACCTTCTGTCTTTTTCAGCTCATAATCGCCCGGAGTAGCACTCACGAAGATGGCCTGGTTCACCATGTTCTCAAACTCATAAAAATTGAGCGGCCTGTTGTCCATCGCTGAAGGCAGGCGGAAACCGAATTCCACGAGGTTTAGCTTACGGGAACGGTCGCCACCATACATACCGCCAATCTGCGGAATGGTCACGTGGCTTTCATCGATCACCAACAGAAAATCCTTCGGGAAATAATCCATCAGGCAGAATGGACGGGTACCAGGCTTACGGCGGTCCAGGAAACGGGAATAGTTCTCAATACCGCTACAGTAGCCCAGCTCACGGATCATCTCCACATCATAGTTTACTCTTTCGGACAATCGTTGGGCTTCTATCAGTTTCCCGTTGGATTTAAAATATTCCACCTGGGCATGCAGTTCGTCCTGTATTTCGTAGATCACCTGCTGCATGATGTCTTTAGGCGCAAGGTACAGGTTGGCCGGGAAGATGGCCGCATTGTCCATGGTACCGATACGTTTTCCGTTCTGTACATCGAAGCTTTCTATTTCTTCAATTTCATCACCAAAGAAGGTAATACGGTAACCATAATCCACATAAGGCAGGTTGATGTCTACCGTATCGCCCTGTACGCGGAAATTCCCCCTGTTAAAATCGCCGGTAGTACGGCTGTACAGGGAATTCACCAGTCCATGGAGGAAGGCGTTCCGGCTAAAGGTCTGTCCCTGGTGGATACGGATAATCCCGTTTTCATATTCGGTGGGGTTACCCATACCATAAATACAGGAAACGCTGGCCACCACAATAATATCACGGCGTCCGGAAAGCAGGTTGGACGTGGCCCTCAGTCGTAACTTGTCCAGTTCTTCATTGATGGCGAGGTCCTTTTCTATATAGGTATCGCTCACCGGCATATATGCTTCAGGCTGGTAGTAATCATAGTAGGACACGAAATATTCCACCGCATTCTCCGGGAAAAATTGTTTAAGTTCTCCATATAACTGGGCAACCAGGGTCTTGTTGTGGGTCAGCACCAGGGTAGGGCGCTGTACATTCTGGATGACGTTGGCCACCGTAAAGGTTTTTCCCGATCCGGTCACCCCTAAAAGTGTCTGATATTGTTCACCTTCCAGTACTCCTTCAGTCAATTGTCTGATAGCTTCCGGCTGGTCACCAGCGGGAGCATAAGGCGCATGTATCTTAAATGGCATATTGAAAATTTCATTTGAGCAGTATGTAAAAATACTAAAATGACACATGTCAAAGTGTTAAAAAAAGAGCTTTACTTTTGCCCTTTCAATCACTGACTTACTCATGAGAAAAAAGATCCTGACAGGCCTGATTCTGGCCTTTTTACTTCCTTTAGCCAGCTTTGCCTGGGGGCCTAACGGGCACCGCATTGTAGCAGAGATTGCCTGGCAGCACCTGACGCCACAGGCTAAAAAAGCCATTGCCAACATCCTGGGCCGCCAAAGCCTGCCTATGATCGCTAACTGGCCTGATTTCATCAAATCCGACACTACACACCAGTACGACCATACCAACAAATGGCACTATCTCGATTTTCCGGCCAATATCAGCCGCGCGGAATTTGACAGCCTCCTGAAAGCAGCCACCGGTGAAAACCTGTACACTCAAACACAGGCGATGGTCCGTGACCTGAAAAACAAACAGCTGACCAAAGAAAAGAAGCTTTTTTCCCTCACCTTCCTCGTACATATGCTGGGCGATATGCACCAGCCGCTGCACGTCGGGCGTGATGAAGACATGGGCGGCAACAAAATCAATGTCATGTGGTTCAACCAGCCATCCAACCTGCATCGCGTATGGGATGAACAACTGATCGACTTTCAGCAGCTCAGCTACACGGAATATACCAAAGCTATCGACATCGCCACTCCTGCGCGGGTCAAAGCCCTGCAAAGCGGCACTATCGCTGACTGGATGTTTGAGTCTCACCTGCTGGCAGACAAAGTGTACGGCTACACTAACCCGGACGCTAAACTCAGTTACCGCTACAACTATGTGTTTGTGGAAGACATGAACAACCAGCTCCTGAAAGGAGGCCTGCGCCTCGCCACCATCCTGAACGGGATCTTCAAATAATTTCCTCCGGGCTATCATATAAAAGGAGCGGCCAACCTGAACAGGTTGGCCGCTCCTTTTATATGACTTATCTGGCCTATACCAGGTCGATGTCGAAGTTTACCAGCTGTACAAACTGTTCCAGACGGGCATTCAGTTCTTCATGCGTTACTTCTGTCAGGCGGGAAGTACCAAATTTTTCCACGCAGAAGGACGCCATAGCAGAACCTACGATGATCGCGGTCTTCATGTTTTCGAAGGAGATATCGCGGGTTTTCGCCAGGTAACCGATAAAACCACCTGCGAAGGTGTCACCGGCGCCGGTTGGGTCGTATACCTCGTCCAGCGGCATAGCCGGAGCGAAGAACACATGGTTTTCGTGGAAGAGCAGCGCACCATGTTCACCTTTTTTGATGATCAGGTAGCGGGGGCCCATGGTCAGAATTTTTTTGGCCGCTTTCACCAGAGAGTATTCACCGCTCAACTGACGTGCTTCGCTATCGTTCACCATCAGCAGGTCTACTTTCTTCAGCACTTTCAGCAGGTCTTCCATGGCCACTTCCATCCAGAAGTTCATGGTGTCCATTACGATGAGCTTAGGGCGGACCGTCAGCTGGTCAATTACACTCATCTGTACCTGCGGTGTAAGGTTCCCCAGGATGAGGAATTCGCTGCCCTGGTAGCTTTCCGGGATAACCGGATTAAAGTCCGCCAGTACGTTCAGGTCAGTCACCAGCGAATCGCGGGTGTTCATGTCCATGTGGTATTTACCGGACCAGTAGAAAGATTTTTCGCCTTTCTTCACCTGTACTCCGTCTAATGCCACACCTCTGGCAGTCAGCGCGTCCAGCTCAGCCTGTGGGAAATCTTCACCCACCACGGAAACCTGGTTAACCGGTTGTACAAAATTAGAAGCAGCCCATGCGATATAGGTGGCGGAACCGCCAATGATTTTTCCTGATTTACCAAAGGGCGTTTCAATTTCATCAAACGCCATTGTGCCTACGACTGTAAGAGCCATGTTACTTTCCTGAAGTTTATTAGTTTAAAATTTAATACAAAACCAGGCAAAGGTAACATCTTCCGGAGAAAGGAAAAAAGGTTAAATCTTTACCTGTTTCCAAGTACCGCGGCGGAATAACAGTACCCCTGCTACAGCCATCATGGACTCCGCAATCGCAATAGCCCAGAAAACGCCCTGAGGGCCCCAATTGAGCCATATCGACAAGGAATAGGCCAGCGGCACCTGGAACATCCACAGCGCCACCAGATTGATCAGGGTGGGCGTACGGGTGTCGCCGGCACCGTTAAACGACTGGGTAATTACCATCCCGTAAGCATAAAACACATAGCCAAGGCTCATCAGGCGTAAACATTGGACGCCATAGCCGACCACATCGGCCTCCGGAGTGAATAATTTAATGATCGCCGGAGCACCTGTCAGGAAAACAAGGCCCACGACCCCAAGAAAGACCATATTCAGGAAAGCCGCGCGCCACACCGACTTTTCAGCCCTGTCCGGCTGTTGTGCGCCCAAATTCTGCCCTACCAGGGCCGCCGCTGCGTTGGCCATGCCCCATGCCGGCAAAATCGTAAAAATCACCACCCGGATGGCGATCGTATAGCCTGCCACCGCGTCTTTTCCGAAATAAGATATAATCCTCACCAGGAAAATCCAGCTGGCAGAAGCGATCAACATCTGCGCAGTGCTGCCTGCAGCGAGCTTCAGGACAGATACGATCGTGTTCCAGGCAGGCGACAGCTGCTGCCTGGTAATACGGATCAGGTCTTTTCCTCTTACCAGATGATACACCTGGTAACAGACACCGGTACCACGGCCAATGAAAGTAGCCAGGGC
The Chitinophaga varians genome window above contains:
- the uvrB gene encoding excinuclease ABC subunit UvrB, with protein sequence MPFKIHAPYAPAGDQPEAIRQLTEGVLEGEQYQTLLGVTGSGKTFTVANVIQNVQRPTLVLTHNKTLVAQLYGELKQFFPENAVEYFVSYYDYYQPEAYMPVSDTYIEKDLAINEELDKLRLRATSNLLSGRRDIIVVASVSCIYGMGNPTEYENGIIRIHQGQTFSRNAFLHGLVNSLYSRTTGDFNRGNFRVQGDTVDINLPYVDYGYRITFFGDEIEEIESFDVQNGKRIGTMDNAAIFPANLYLAPKDIMQQVIYEIQDELHAQVEYFKSNGKLIEAQRLSERVNYDVEMIRELGYCSGIENYSRFLDRRKPGTRPFCLMDYFPKDFLLVIDESHVTIPQIGGMYGGDRSRKLNLVEFGFRLPSAMDNRPLNFYEFENMVNQAIFVSATPGDYELKKTEGIVVEQVVRPTGLLEPPIEIRPSVNQVDDLLDEIDKRVLKGDRVLVTTLTKRMAEEMDKYLGRINIKSRYIHSEVDTLERIEILRDLRLGNIDVLVGVNLLREGLDLPEVSLVAILDADKEGFLRDERSLTQTAGRAARNVDGLVIFYADHITDSMQRTIDETTRRREKQAAYNVEHNITPRTVRKSKEQILGQTSVLEIKHFDESSPYAVHDVSLVAEDAVQLAKETTASAKTIPQMEKAIQKVKKDMEKAAKDLDFMEAARLRDQMFAMERELQDMKH
- a CDS encoding S1/P1 nuclease, whose amino-acid sequence is MRKKILTGLILAFLLPLASFAWGPNGHRIVAEIAWQHLTPQAKKAIANILGRQSLPMIANWPDFIKSDTTHQYDHTNKWHYLDFPANISRAEFDSLLKAATGENLYTQTQAMVRDLKNKQLTKEKKLFSLTFLVHMLGDMHQPLHVGRDEDMGGNKINVMWFNQPSNLHRVWDEQLIDFQQLSYTEYTKAIDIATPARVKALQSGTIADWMFESHLLADKVYGYTNPDAKLSYRYNYVFVEDMNNQLLKGGLRLATILNGIFK
- a CDS encoding PfkB family carbohydrate kinase encodes the protein MALTVVGTMAFDEIETPFGKSGKIIGGSATYIAWAASNFVQPVNQVSVVGEDFPQAELDALTARGVALDGVQVKKGEKSFYWSGKYHMDMNTRDSLVTDLNVLADFNPVIPESYQGSEFLILGNLTPQVQMSVIDQLTVRPKLIVMDTMNFWMEVAMEDLLKVLKKVDLLMVNDSEARQLSGEYSLVKAAKKILTMGPRYLIIKKGEHGALLFHENHVFFAPAMPLDEVYDPTGAGDTFAGGFIGYLAKTRDISFENMKTAIIVGSAMASFCVEKFGTSRLTEVTHEELNARLEQFVQLVNFDIDLV
- a CDS encoding MATE family efflux transporter, which translates into the protein MPFFKQARLRVVHFFELFRIAVAGTEKEFTTGSINRAIFLLAIPMVLEMAMESLFAVVDIFFVSHLGVNAITTVGLTESVLTLVYTFAMGLSMAATAVVARRTGEKNHEEAAHAAMQALYVALVLSVIISVIGFLFSRDILLLMGASVEVADYGTGYTKILLAGNVVIVLLFLINGIFRGAGDAALAMRSLWLANGLNIILCPLLINGWGPVPAMGLQGAALATFIGRGTGVCYQVYHLVRGKDLIRITRQQLSPAWNTIVSVLKLAAGSTAQMLIASASWIFLVRIISYFGKDAVAGYTIAIRVVIFTILPAWGMANAAAALVGQNLGAQQPDRAEKSVWRAAFLNMVFLGVVGLVFLTGAPAIIKLFTPEADVVGYGVQCLRLMSLGYVFYAYGMVITQSFNGAGDTRTPTLINLVALWMFQVPLAYSLSIWLNWGPQGVFWAIAIAESMMAVAGVLLFRRGTWKQVKI